AAGCGTAGTCACCAATGCGGAACGATTCAGCTAGACTTCCAATTACCTGAAAAGTTCGATCTAAGCTACATTGGTCAAGATAATGAGAAGCATCGTCCGGTTGTCTTGCACCGTGCTATGTATGGTTCACTTGATCGCTTTATCGGTATCCTGGTAGAGCACTATGGTGGAGCGTTCCCTACTTGGCTTGCACCAATGCAAGCTCGTTTGATGACGATTAATGAAGTGCATGTTCCTTATGCAGAAGAAGTACGCAAGCAATTGCTACAAGCAGGTATTCGTGTCGAATTAGATTCTCGTAACGAAAAAATTGGTTACAAAATCCGCGAAGCTCAAATGCAAAAAATTCCTTACATGCTGGTTATCGGGGAAAAAGAGATGGAAGAGGGAGCTCTATCCGTACGTAAACGTGGAGAAGGCGATCTAGGTAGTAAGCCGGTTGCTGAGGTATTGGCTCATCTTCAGAACGAGATTTTAGAAAGAAAATAAGGTACAAAGCTTGACAAACACCTAGTTGTTATGTAAAATTACTGGGTGTGATAACTTCACATTTCGAGATTGAAGCAGAAGCGCCCAGCTTCTCACCTGAATCGACGTCTAGCTGGACAGTTGACGGGTCTAACGTATGCAAAGCCTCCGATTCATTCGTTGTTTTGCTAAAGGTGAGATTAAATGCGGGCGCTATAGCGTCCGCATTTTTATGTATGTGGCGGTTGATGACTATTGATCGCCACATGCTTATGAAAAGCTTTCAACTATGCATGACCAGCTTTTCTATTATCCGTTTTTGCTCTCGAAAGACTATGGAGGTGGCAAATCATTAGCAAGGATCAAATGTTGGTGAATGAGGCGATTCGTGCTCGAGAAGTACGCTTAATTGGTGCTAACGGTGACCAACTAGGTGTAGTACCACTGAGAGAAGCATTACGTATTGCACAAGAATCTGATTTAGATCTTGTCAACGTAGCTCCTACAGCAAAACCTCCCGTTTGCCGTATCATGGACTTTGGTAAGTTCAAGTATGAGCAATCGAAAAAGGAGAAAGAAGCTCGCAAGAACCAAAAAATTGTTGAGCTGAAGGAAGTTCGTTTTTCCTCTAACATTGAGGAACACGATTTCCAAACGAAACTTCGCAATGTGCTAAAGTTTCTGGGTGAAGAACACAAAGTGAAATGTACGATTCGTTTTCGCGGTCGTGAAATTACCCACTCTGAAATCGGACAACAGGTGCTGGAACGTGTAGCAGCCGCTTGTGAACAAGTAGCAACGGTTGAACGCAAACCAAAAATCGAAGGTCGTAGCATGATTATGATCTTAGCTCCAACTCCGAAATCGGAAAAATAGGATACGAGACAGGAGGATTTCCCAATGCCTAAAATGAAAACTCACAGTGGAGCAGCAAAACGCTTCAAAAAGACTGGAAGCGGTCGTTTGAAACGTGATTCTGCTTACACGAGCCATTTGTTTGCTAACAAGAGCACTAAAGCGAAGCGTCATCTTCGCAAAGGTGGAATGGTTTCTAAAGGGGACCAAAAACGCATTGAGCAAATGATCACTTACTTGTAAGATTCATTTCTGCTCATTTTCCGCAACGAAAAATTTTCTAGCATGAGCCCCATAAGCGTCTTATATAGACCGCCATGCTACAGATCAGGAGGAATTGATTATGCCAAGAGTAAAAGGTGGCATTGTGACACGTCGTCGTCATAAGAAAATCTTGAAATTAGCCAAAGGTTACTTTGGTTCTAAACACCGTCTGTTTAAATCCGCTAATGCACAAGTAATGAAGTCCCTGATGTACGCGTATCGTGACCGTCGTCAGAAAAAACGTGACTTCCGCAAATTGTGGATCACTCGTATCAACGCACAAGCTCGCATGAATGGTCTTTCTTACAGCCGTTTAATGCACGGTTTGAAACTAGCTGGTGTTGAAGTAAACCGCAAAATGTTGGCTGATCTAGCTGTTAACGATAAAGCTGCTTTCAACGACATTGCTACAGTTGCTAAAAGCAAATTGAACGCGTAATAACGTTCTTTTAGAAAAGGTTGTCGAGTTTACTCGGCAGCCTTTTTTGATTGATGCGAAAGAAAACCACTTGACATCGTTTAAAGTGTCTGATAATTTTAGAATCAACACAAATTGAATAGCATGACTTCTTATCCAGAGAGGCGGAGGGACTGGCCCGTTGATGCCCGGCAACCACTTGTAAATTGCAAGATGGTGCTAATTCCTGCAGGACATTTATGTTCTGAAAGATGAGAAGGTTTGCTTACGGATTTCTTTGCGTAGCCAAAGCCTTCTTTCATCGAAAGAGGGCTTTTTTGTTTGGAAATAAAGGCGAGATAGAGGAGTGGAATCAGGATGCATATTGACACACGTTTGGCACAGATTGGGGTAGGGAAGGACAAAACAACGGGATCGCTCAGTTTTCCGATCTATCATGCAACAGCTTACCGACATCCAGCGTTGGGTGAAAGCACAGGATTTGATTATACAAGGACGGCTAATCCAACACGCACGGTACTTGAGGAGGCAATCGCTAATTTAGAGGGAGGAGACGGTGGCTTTGCCTGCTCTTCAGGAATGGCAGCGATACAGACAATTTTGGGTTTGTTTTCTTATGGCGACCATTTAGTTGTCTCACTCGATCTATATGGTGGGACGTATCGATTATTTGAGCAAATTATGAAACGATACGGTGTTACTTGCATGTATGTTGATATGTGTCAGCCGGAGCTAGTGGAAGCTGCTATTACTAGTCAAACACGAGCGTTGTTCATAGAAACCCCTACCAATCCCCTTATGCAAATCACCGATTTGAGATGCATGCTTGATATTGCCAAACGCTATCAATTGTTGTCTATTGTTGACAATACATTTATGACTCCCTATTATCAGCGACCGTTGGAGTTAGGAGCAGATATCGTCTTTCACAGTGCTACGAAGTATTTAGCTGGACATAATGATGTGCTATCTGGATTGATCGTGACGAAGGGCACTGAGCTGACCGAAAAGATCGGTTTTTTGCATAATTCCATTGGAGCGGTACTTGGTCCACAGGATTGCTGGTTGGTGATGCGTGGATTAAAAACCTTGGCATTGCGTATGGATCGTCATCAATCAAATGCTATTGCTGTCGTTGAATTTTTGCAAGCTCATCCAGCGGTGTCAGAAGTCTTTTACCCTGGATTACCCACCCATCCGGGGTATGACAGTCAGACGGAGCAAGCAAGTGGTTACAGTGGAATGGTTTCCTTTCGCATCAAGGAACAATCTTTGGTCGCTATCTTTTTAAAGCAATTACAAATCGTTTCATTTGCGGAAAGTCTAGGCGGTGTAGAATCCTTATGCACCTATCCGGCTACACAGACACATGCAGATATTCCAGTAGAAGTACGAGAACAGGTAGGAGTTTGCAACCGATTACTACGCCTATCAGTGGGAATTGAGCATCCTGATGATTTGATCGCTGATTTAAAATTTGCCTTGGAT
This is a stretch of genomic DNA from Brevibacillus laterosporus DSM 25. It encodes these proteins:
- the rplT gene encoding 50S ribosomal protein L20, whose protein sequence is MPRVKGGIVTRRRHKKILKLAKGYFGSKHRLFKSANAQVMKSLMYAYRDRRQKKRDFRKLWITRINAQARMNGLSYSRLMHGLKLAGVEVNRKMLADLAVNDKAAFNDIATVAKSKLNA
- the infC gene encoding translation initiation factor IF-3; protein product: MLVNEAIRAREVRLIGANGDQLGVVPLREALRIAQESDLDLVNVAPTAKPPVCRIMDFGKFKYEQSKKEKEARKNQKIVELKEVRFSSNIEEHDFQTKLRNVLKFLGEEHKVKCTIRFRGREITHSEIGQQVLERVAAACEQVATVERKPKIEGRSMIMILAPTPKSEK
- a CDS encoding aminotransferase class I/II-fold pyridoxal phosphate-dependent enzyme, whose translation is MHIDTRLAQIGVGKDKTTGSLSFPIYHATAYRHPALGESTGFDYTRTANPTRTVLEEAIANLEGGDGGFACSSGMAAIQTILGLFSYGDHLVVSLDLYGGTYRLFEQIMKRYGVTCMYVDMCQPELVEAAITSQTRALFIETPTNPLMQITDLRCMLDIAKRYQLLSIVDNTFMTPYYQRPLELGADIVFHSATKYLAGHNDVLSGLIVTKGTELTEKIGFLHNSIGAVLGPQDCWLVMRGLKTLALRMDRHQSNAIAVVEFLQAHPAVSEVFYPGLPTHPGYDSQTEQASGYSGMVSFRIKEQSLVAIFLKQLQIVSFAESLGGVESLCTYPATQTHADIPVEVREQVGVCNRLLRLSVGIEHPDDLIADLKFALDKCLQIEECIR
- the rpmI gene encoding 50S ribosomal protein L35, which codes for MPKMKTHSGAAKRFKKTGSGRLKRDSAYTSHLFANKSTKAKRHLRKGGMVSKGDQKRIEQMITYL